Within the candidate division KSB1 bacterium genome, the region CAAGGCAGGCAGAACCGGAGTTGATGAGGTGGATGATGCCATTTTCGGCGCGGCCTCTGAGTTTCTTACCAGTGACGCGCCGCACCGCAGTCGGGCTCCAGTACGTACGCACGTCGGCAAAGATCTGCGCCGTGTCGGTGAGCAGGTGGCCAAAGAGCATCGCCACCCCGTTGAGGCAGTCGTTTTCGGTGGCCATCAGGTAGGGCTGCCTGATCCCGTTCCAGTCGAACGACGAGTTAAGGATGGCTTCCAAAAAGTCCCCATTAGGGAAGTGGTCCGTCCACTGTCGTTGACCCTGGAAACCCGCGAGCAGGGCGTTGTGCCCAAGGGCCTCCTCGCCGTAGCCCAGCTCTGCAAGGCGCGGGTTACCCACCATCAGGTCGCGGGCGATGATGGTCATCTTTACCACCGTCTCCCACTCCCATTCCTTGCGCTCGCGGTTGTGCCGCCGCTCCGGCGGGTTGGGGTCCTCTCCTTCCTGGCAGTACTTCTTCACCCACGCCAGCGCGCGGGCGAATTCGTCAGGGGCAAAGATCCTTTCTTCGAGTCGGCGGACAAACTCGCTCATATCTACGTGTTCGTAGCGCATGCCCAGGTAGTGGAGCAAAAAGCCGGGGTCGACGATGGAGCCCGCAATGCCCATCGACACGCCGCCCATCGCCAAATAGGAGGTGCCGCGCATGGTAGCGACGGCGAGCGCGGCCTTGGCGAAGCGGAGGAGCTTGTCCGCCACATCATCAGGGATGGTCGTGTCCGCGGCGTCCTGCACGTCGCGGCCGTAAATGGCAAAGGCGGGGAGCCCCAGTTGGTTGTAGCCAGCGAGCGCCGCCGCCAAGTACACCGCGCCTGGCCGCTCTGTGCCATTCAATCCCCAGACCGCTTTTGGGGTCAATGGATCGGTATCCATAACCTCGGTGCCGTAGCACCAGCAAGGGGTGACGGTCAGGGATACTCCCACGCCCTCGCGCGCGAATTTTTCTGCCGCTGCGGCAGCTTCCGCCACGCCCCCTATGCAGGTGTCGGCGATTACGCACTCCACCGGCAGGCCGTTGTAGTGGCGCAAGTTTTCGCTGAGTAGACGCGCCGCATTGCGCGCCATCTGCATGGTCTGGGCCTCCAGCGACTCGCGCACTCCTTGCCGGCGACCATCAATCACGGGCCTAATCCCGATCTTAGGAAGGGCCCCACGCAGGCGATTGTGCGGGGCAACTAGGGGAAAGTCGTTCTTCACTGCCATTGTTCCTGTGTCTCCTTGTGTTTGTGGCTCAGGCGTTCCGCTCTGCTTGTTTCGTGGACTTGATGACGCGCATGGTCTCGCGCGCCACCACAACCTCCTCATTAGTGCGCACCACCAGCGCGGCGATGCGCGAATCGTCAGCGGAAATGATTGGGCCGTGGGCCCGGTTGCGCTCCGGCTCCACTTTCATGCCCAAGAACCCCAGCGATGCCAAGACCTCGGCTCGCAGCTCGGCGTCGCTCTGCCCAATGCCGCCGGCAAAGACGATGGCATCAACCCCTTCGAGAATCACCAGGTATTCCCCAATGTAGCGCTTAACATCGTAGATGAACTTGTTGCGTGCCAGCAAGGCCCGCCTATCCCCGCGTGCGATCGCAGCTTTGATATCCCGCATGTCCTCGGAGACCCCCGAAAGCCCCTTGAGACCGCCATTGGTGCAACACTCCTGCAAAGCCTGGTCCAAAGTGATGCCCTTTTTCTTCATGATGTATGGCAAAA harbors:
- a CDS encoding L-fucose isomerase; translation: MAVKNDFPLVAPHNRLRGALPKIGIRPVIDGRRQGVRESLEAQTMQMARNAARLLSENLRHYNGLPVECVIADTCIGGVAEAAAAAEKFAREGVGVSLTVTPCWCYGTEVMDTDPLTPKAVWGLNGTERPGAVYLAAALAGYNQLGLPAFAIYGRDVQDAADTTIPDDVADKLLRFAKAALAVATMRGTSYLAMGGVSMGIAGSIVDPGFLLHYLGMRYEHVDMSEFVRRLEERIFAPDEFARALAWVKKYCQEGEDPNPPERRHNRERKEWEWETVVKMTIIARDLMVGNPRLAELGYGEEALGHNALLAGFQGQRQWTDHFPNGDFLEAILNSSFDWNGIRQPYLMATENDCLNGVAMLFGHLLTDTAQIFADVRTYWSPTAVRRVTGKKLRGRAENGIIHLINSGSACLDGCGQQRRDGKPAIKPFWEITPDEAKACLDATRWCPADLGYFRGGGFSSQFLTMGEMPVTMSRLNLVSGLGPVLQIAEGYTVDLPLEVHQTLDRRTNPTWPTTWFVPVLTGEGPFTDVYSVMAHWGANHGAVSFGHIGDRLITLAAMLRIPVAMHNVPRERIFRPTAWGAFGTKDLEGADFRACKNFGPLYR